A stretch of the Desulforamulus ferrireducens genome encodes the following:
- a CDS encoding anaerobic glycerol-3-phosphate dehydrogenase subunit C, with protein sequence MTEEQRLALDNCIKCSICVTHCPVAKVTDIFAGPKQNGPDWERFRLEEPTAVHPSIGYCSNCKTCDVVCPSGVNVSTMNAKAKGEYVALHGAPFRDMILARVELLGKASRLAPSLVNWLAGNKPLRLLGEKFMGVSSQMTMPKYARQTFLQMYQPKKIANSKDKVVYFPGCYVNYNTPEVGLALAEILARHGIELTVEQFNCCGLPLIANGFLDVAKAYAQKNLSKLQQYVQQGYRIITTCPSCHLSLSREYQELFALDTSQLNDQIFDAFEYLNMLKQEGKINLELSRVNRRVGYHQPCHLKAIGSGIPSLETLRNIPGLEVTELDAGCCGISGSYGFKKEKYQISQEIGQNIRQAVEELSVDEVITECGTCQLQVQHLTGAEVYHPMLLLAEAIGQR encoded by the coding sequence GGTGGCCAAGGTGACAGATATTTTTGCCGGCCCTAAGCAAAACGGCCCTGATTGGGAGCGCTTTCGCTTGGAGGAACCCACTGCGGTACATCCCTCCATTGGTTATTGCAGCAACTGCAAGACCTGTGATGTGGTCTGTCCTTCCGGGGTAAATGTTTCTACCATGAATGCCAAAGCTAAGGGGGAGTATGTGGCCCTGCATGGCGCCCCCTTCAGGGATATGATTTTAGCCCGGGTAGAACTACTGGGTAAAGCCTCACGCCTGGCTCCTTCCCTGGTTAACTGGTTGGCAGGCAATAAACCCCTGCGGCTGTTGGGGGAGAAATTTATGGGTGTCAGCTCTCAAATGACCATGCCTAAATATGCCCGGCAGACCTTTTTACAAATGTATCAGCCGAAAAAAATAGCCAATAGTAAGGATAAGGTAGTGTACTTTCCTGGTTGTTATGTTAATTATAATACGCCGGAGGTTGGCCTGGCTTTGGCCGAGATTTTGGCCCGGCATGGTATAGAATTAACCGTTGAGCAATTTAACTGCTGTGGTCTACCCTTGATTGCCAATGGTTTCTTAGATGTGGCTAAGGCTTACGCCCAAAAAAATCTTAGCAAGCTCCAACAATATGTGCAGCAGGGTTACCGCATTATTACCACTTGTCCCAGTTGCCATTTGTCCCTCAGCCGAGAATACCAGGAACTATTTGCTTTGGATACCAGCCAATTAAATGATCAAATTTTCGATGCCTTTGAATATTTAAATATGCTGAAGCAAGAGGGGAAAATTAACTTAGAGCTGAGCAGGGTGAACCGTCGGGTGGGTTATCACCAACCTTGTCACTTAAAGGCTATCGGCAGTGGTATTCCTTCCTTGGAGACACTGCGCAACATTCCCGGCTTGGAAGTTACGGAATTGGATGCTGGTTGTTGCGGTATATCCGGAAGTTACGGCTTCAAAAAAGAGAAATACCAGATAAGTCAGGAAATAGGCCAAAATATCAGGCAAGCTGTGGAAGAATTGTCAGTTGATGAGGTTATTACAGAATGTGGCACCTGTCAGTTACAAGTGCAGCATTTAACAGGCGCTGAGGTATATCATCCTATGCTATTGTTGGCCGAAGCAATAGGCCAGAGGTGA
- a CDS encoding [Fe-Fe] hydrogenase large subunit C-terminal domain-containing protein yields MTNLTYDDIFKELVKSAYDGNLKEGIQQLKEKGGSEVEEYIHYATGGGDPERVVFKVKNCVHDCGYADANGDCQVSCLMEAIERDEQGNVVINGGSCTDCGECVSVCQHECLVDKKEFIPLVEVLKDRKVPVFAIIAPAFIGQFGEDVTPGKMRAALKRLGFYGMVEVALFADILTFKEALEFDAHVNKEGDFVLTSMCCPMWVSMVKKVYTKLAPHITPSVSPMVACGRGIKKLHPDAKVVFIGPCIAKKAEAKEPDVRDAVDVVITFKELQQIFEAVGINPAEMEEDEKEHSSTGGRIYARTGGVSKAVSDTLKRIRPDKPIQIKAVQAHGVKECRQMLQDALAGKIVANFYEGMGCKGGCVGGPHVLIDPAKGTELVNNYGEEANSLTPADNKYVLALLKSLGFDEIDDLFDEEKAKIFSRSFYEKGENGAIVQ; encoded by the coding sequence GTGACAAATCTTACCTATGATGATATTTTTAAAGAACTGGTAAAATCAGCTTACGATGGGAATTTAAAAGAAGGTATACAGCAACTCAAGGAAAAGGGTGGCTCAGAGGTGGAAGAGTATATTCATTATGCCACCGGTGGCGGTGACCCTGAACGAGTTGTCTTTAAGGTGAAAAACTGTGTTCATGACTGTGGATATGCTGATGCCAATGGTGATTGTCAGGTTTCCTGCTTAATGGAGGCCATCGAGCGAGATGAACAGGGTAATGTAGTGATCAATGGCGGTAGTTGTACCGACTGTGGAGAATGTGTCAGCGTCTGTCAGCATGAATGTTTGGTGGATAAAAAAGAGTTTATTCCCCTGGTAGAGGTACTGAAGGACCGCAAGGTACCGGTATTTGCCATCATTGCCCCGGCTTTTATTGGGCAATTTGGTGAGGATGTAACACCAGGTAAAATGCGGGCTGCTTTAAAAAGACTGGGGTTTTATGGTATGGTGGAAGTAGCTCTGTTTGCCGATATACTAACCTTCAAGGAAGCCCTGGAATTCGATGCCCATGTTAACAAAGAAGGGGACTTTGTTTTAACCAGTATGTGCTGTCCCATGTGGGTATCTATGGTAAAAAAGGTTTATACCAAGCTGGCGCCACATATTACTCCCTCGGTGTCGCCCATGGTAGCTTGTGGTCGGGGGATTAAGAAATTACATCCCGATGCCAAGGTGGTCTTTATTGGACCTTGTATCGCTAAAAAGGCTGAGGCTAAGGAACCTGATGTACGAGATGCAGTGGATGTAGTTATTACCTTTAAAGAATTGCAGCAAATTTTTGAGGCGGTGGGCATTAATCCAGCGGAAATGGAAGAGGATGAGAAAGAACATTCCTCCACCGGTGGCCGCATTTATGCCCGCACAGGCGGTGTGAGTAAAGCGGTTTCTGACACTTTAAAAAGAATTAGACCGGACAAGCCAATCCAAATAAAAGCAGTTCAGGCCCACGGCGTAAAGGAATGCCGTCAAATGCTACAGGATGCTTTAGCCGGTAAAATAGTTGCCAATTTTTATGAAGGAATGGGTTGTAAGGGAGGCTGCGTTGGCGGACCCCATGTACTCATTGACCCGGCTAAGGGAACGGAATTAGTGAATAATTACGGTGAGGAAGCCAATAGCTTAACACCTGCTGATAATAAATATGTACTAGCGCTCTTAAAGAGTTTAGGGTTTGATGAGATAGATGATTTATTTGATGAAGAAAAAGCCAAAATATTTTCCCGCAGCTTCTATGAAAAAGGTGAGAATGGGGCTATTGTGCAATAG
- a CDS encoding YkgJ family cysteine cluster protein, translating to MVYNYKQELLKKLDEGSLAGITLDHEFTFACKAECMGRCCTSITILLDPWDVEIMARHLGISGREFLAEFCKYDFSQELKWPYVRLKHAEDGPCIFMLEDGRCEIYPVRSRNCRTYPIGRAVRFKQDGQKVERIFVVEKMGFCLGHSSPKKWTVQQWFDDADCQKFYELSDLYLEVINYVNTQLNGQAWMNRNVAQMILPLLYGPDLLRNKLGISEQEVGHEEFYRRRMRAIKVVLTDIAATFGHGPLAGETRDEEISMMERIKQVLTGSC from the coding sequence ATGGTCTATAACTATAAACAGGAGCTATTGAAAAAACTGGATGAAGGATCACTGGCAGGTATTACTTTGGATCATGAATTCACCTTTGCCTGTAAGGCAGAGTGTATGGGTCGTTGCTGTACCAGTATTACCATTTTATTAGACCCCTGGGATGTGGAAATAATGGCCAGACATTTGGGTATTTCCGGCCGTGAGTTTTTAGCAGAATTCTGTAAATATGATTTTAGCCAGGAACTTAAATGGCCCTATGTCAGGTTAAAACATGCGGAGGATGGTCCCTGCATTTTTATGTTGGAGGACGGCCGGTGTGAGATATACCCTGTTCGCTCTAGGAACTGCCGCACTTATCCCATTGGCCGGGCTGTCCGTTTTAAACAGGACGGTCAAAAGGTGGAACGAATTTTTGTTGTTGAGAAAATGGGTTTTTGTCTGGGACATAGCAGTCCTAAAAAATGGACGGTTCAACAGTGGTTTGACGATGCAGACTGTCAGAAGTTTTATGAGTTATCCGACCTTTACTTGGAGGTTATTAACTATGTCAACACTCAACTGAACGGCCAGGCTTGGATGAACAGAAATGTTGCTCAAATGATCTTGCCTTTGCTTTATGGACCGGATTTATTAAGAAATAAACTGGGCATATCAGAACAAGAGGTGGGGCACGAAGAGTTTTACCGCCGTCGTATGCGGGCTATTAAAGTGGTACTAACAGATATTGCCGCAACCTTTGGTCACGGTCCTTTGGCCGGGGAGACCCGGGATGAGGAAATAAGCATGATGGAGCGGATAAAACAGGTGCTCACGGGTAGTTGTTAG
- the nrfD gene encoding NrfD/PsrC family molybdoenzyme membrane anchor subunit gives MTAQGWSFRMTPIRKLLILLATICLGVCIFRLVTGLGIVTNLNDEWPWGLWIGFDVLTGVALAGGGYFTAIVVHVLHRDQYHAIARGAMLTSLLGYLLVMAGLFLDIGQWFNFWRPFVSWGHTSVLFEVFWCVSCYTTVQILEFGEIFTERVGKKWHNAFKKAMPVLLIVGIIFPTLHQSSLGGLYLIAVDKLYPLWWSTLIPYFFLISSFFVGPAMICVESTLAGKAYNHKVPVEVLRGLAKIGGYFMLLYLALKIFDLSNRNVWDLVFAGNLESTMFLLELGFGVIIPILIVFSGMSKSRSGLFIYGLLVSGGVILNRMNVVFTGMSGKAGASYFPSIWEWAVSIGLVSIGVLAYCFIVENFRILEHEEHHA, from the coding sequence ATGACGGCTCAAGGTTGGAGTTTTCGCATGACTCCCATTCGCAAGTTACTAATTCTCCTGGCCACCATTTGCCTGGGCGTATGTATCTTTCGTCTGGTAACAGGTTTAGGCATAGTCACTAATCTGAATGACGAGTGGCCTTGGGGTCTCTGGATTGGTTTTGACGTACTGACCGGTGTGGCATTAGCCGGCGGCGGCTATTTTACGGCTATTGTAGTACACGTCCTGCATAGGGACCAATATCATGCCATTGCCCGTGGTGCTATGTTAACCTCGCTGTTAGGTTATCTATTAGTAATGGCGGGCCTCTTCTTGGATATCGGTCAATGGTTTAACTTCTGGCGCCCCTTTGTTTCCTGGGGTCACACCTCCGTACTGTTTGAAGTCTTTTGGTGTGTTTCCTGTTACACCACTGTACAGATACTCGAGTTCGGTGAAATCTTTACCGAGCGTGTTGGTAAGAAATGGCATAACGCCTTTAAAAAAGCTATGCCTGTTCTGTTAATTGTTGGTATCATCTTCCCTACCCTGCATCAATCTTCCCTGGGCGGTCTCTATCTCATAGCTGTTGATAAGTTATATCCCCTTTGGTGGTCTACTTTAATTCCTTACTTCTTCTTAATCTCTTCCTTCTTTGTTGGCCCGGCCATGATCTGTGTTGAGTCAACCCTGGCGGGTAAGGCCTATAACCACAAGGTACCTGTGGAAGTTTTGCGGGGTCTGGCCAAGATCGGTGGTTATTTCATGCTTCTCTACTTGGCTCTCAAAATCTTTGACCTATCCAACCGCAATGTTTGGGATTTGGTCTTTGCCGGTAATCTGGAGTCCACCATGTTCCTTCTGGAGCTGGGCTTCGGCGTAATTATCCCCATCCTAATCGTCTTCAGCGGTATGAGCAAATCCCGTTCCGGCCTGTTTATCTATGGATTACTGGTGAGCGGCGGTGTAATTCTTAACCGTATGAACGTAGTATTTACCGGTATGTCCGGTAAGGCCGGTGCCTCCTACTTCCCCTCCATTTGGGAGTGGGCCGTCAGTATCGGTCTGGTATCCATTGGTGTGCTGGCCTATTGCTTCATTGTGGAGAACTTCAGGATTTTGGAACACGAAGAGCACCATGCCTAA
- a CDS encoding 4Fe-4S dicluster domain-containing protein has protein sequence MAKGVLVDLTKCIGCGSCTVACKLWNDMKFQDNEPTMGPVEIAKLSANNWTVVQYYEIAKDDGKVWRFAKKQCLHCQDPACASACFAKALQKTEAGPVIYYPHLCVGCRYCMIACPFNIPKYEWDKTFPLVSKCQMCSTKVEKGEAPACVSVCPAGVFQYGEREELLKNAKSIIAQNSSYVQEVYGEKQAGGTSWLYISDVPFEQLGFRTDIGTIPLSTYSHNFLKYTPVVAVSWGIILTGLYHYTKRRNTIAKEDKNVKL, from the coding sequence GTGGCAAAGGGTGTATTAGTAGACTTAACCAAGTGTATTGGTTGCGGCAGTTGTACAGTGGCCTGCAAGTTATGGAATGACATGAAATTTCAAGATAATGAGCCCACCATGGGTCCCGTGGAAATAGCAAAACTGTCAGCTAACAACTGGACGGTAGTTCAGTATTATGAAATTGCCAAGGATGACGGCAAAGTATGGCGGTTTGCCAAAAAACAATGTTTACATTGCCAAGATCCAGCTTGTGCCTCGGCATGTTTTGCCAAAGCTCTGCAAAAAACCGAAGCAGGCCCGGTAATTTACTACCCCCACCTATGCGTTGGCTGCCGTTACTGTATGATTGCCTGTCCCTTTAACATTCCTAAATATGAATGGGATAAAACTTTCCCGCTGGTTTCCAAATGCCAGATGTGCTCCACCAAGGTGGAAAAAGGTGAAGCTCCTGCCTGTGTTTCTGTCTGCCCTGCAGGTGTCTTCCAATACGGTGAGCGGGAGGAATTGCTTAAGAATGCAAAATCCATCATCGCTCAAAACAGCAGTTATGTGCAGGAAGTCTATGGTGAAAAACAAGCCGGTGGCACTTCCTGGTTGTATATCTCTGACGTTCCCTTTGAGCAGCTAGGTTTCAGGACTGACATTGGTACTATTCCGTTATCTACCTATTCACATAACTTCCTTAAATACACACCCGTTGTGGCAGTAAGCTGGGGTATTATTTTGACTGGTTTGTACCACTATACCAAACGTCGCAATACCATTGCGAAAGAAGATAAAAACGTAAAATTATAA